From Aspergillus chevalieri M1 DNA, chromosome 4, nearly complete sequence, a single genomic window includes:
- a CDS encoding class I SAM-dependent methyltransferase (COG:H;~EggNog:ENOG410PGQ2;~InterPro:IPR029063,IPR013216;~PFAM:PF01209,PF13649,PF13489,PF08241,PF08242, PF07021,PF13847;~go_function: GO:0008168 - methyltransferase activity [Evidence IEA]) gives MATALASPDSGRSSDSSSLDGAATEKQKLALNGITATTKTKTKSKKSRKSKKDAQGNDLSELNDTAAAPKRWKSFWTAFRYLANLNQKEVDDFMASYVIYNLDWSNEQQMVETLGPNYQEKVGDCLKSYYGVLNHLCALGDVEKMYIPPFMSRKATVLENQLLYEVSIARDLELKPGDRVLDLGCGRGRVAAHMSAVSGAHITGLNIDPNQIAQARDFNAKQGFTENKFVEQDFNALPLPFADSSFDAFYQIQAFSLCKDLRKLCAEIFRVLKPGARFSMLDWVSFDAYDPQNPEHDALMRRVKPLIGAVGTPTPKLLEDALTDAGFSVVKSDNASLDGLQAPLIETVDTYFRTMRGVILALVKVRVLPPHFKTLINRLCLDGEAFVEMDYKRLITTSYRIIAQKPR, from the coding sequence ATGGCCACCGCGCTTGCATCTCCCGACTCCGGCCGGAGCTCCGATAGCAGCTCGCTGGACGGCGCTGCGACCGAAAAGCAGAAGCTCGCTTTGAACGGCATCACAGCCACCACAAAAACAAAGACCAAGAGCAAAAAGTCCCGAAAGTCCAAGAAAGATGCTCAAGGAAACGACCTCTCCGAGCTAAACGATACCGCAGCCGCCCCCAAGCGCTGGAAAAGCTTCTGGACCGCCTTCCGCTACTTGGCGAATCTTAACCAGAAGGAGGTCGATGATTTCATGGCCTCCTATGTCATCTACAACCTGGACTGGTCCAACGAGCAGCAAATGGTCGAGACCCTGGGTCCCAATTACCAGGAGAAAGTTGGTGACTGTTTGAAATCGTACTATGGCGTGCTGAATCATCTCTGCGCCCTTGGTGACGTCGAGAAGATGTACATCCCGCCCTTCATGAGTCGCAAAGCCACCGTGCTCGAGAACCAGTTGCTCTACGAGGTGTCTATCGCGCGCGACCTCGAGCTGAAACCCGGCGACCGCGTGCTGGATCTAGGCTGTGGTCGCGGGCGTGTCGCAGCACATATGTCCGCTGTTTCCGGCGCACACATCACGGGCCTCAACATCGACCCGAACCAGATCGCGCAGGCGCGCGATTTCAACGCGAAGCAGGGCTTCACAGAAAACAAGTTCGTCGAGCAGGACTTCAACGCCCTCCCGCTTCCCTTCGCCGACTCCTCCTTCGACGCCTTCTATCAGATCCAGGCGTTCAGCTTGTGCAAGGACCTGCGCAAACTGTGCGCGGAGATCTTCCGCGTGCTCAAGCCTGGCGCGCGCTTCTCCATGCTCGACTGGGTGTCCTTCGACGCCTACGACCCGCAGAACCCCGAACATGACGCGCTGATGCGCCGCGTAAAACCGCTCATCGGTGCCGTCGGCACGCCCACGCCCAAACTCCTCGAGGACGCTCTCACCGACGCCGGGTTTAGCGTGGTGAAATCGGATAATGCTAGTTTGGACGGGTTGCAGGCGCCGCTGATCGAGACGGTGGACACGTACTTCCGCACGATGCGCGGGGTGATCCTTGCGTTGGTTAAGGTGCGCGTGTTGCCGCCGCACTTCAAGACGCTCATTAACCGGCTTTGTCTGGACGGTGAGGCGTTTGTGGAGATGGACTATAAACGGTTGATCACGACGAGTTATCGCATTATCGCGCAGAAGCCGCGGTAG
- a CDS encoding uncharacterized protein (COG:U;~EggNog:ENOG410Q19X;~SECRETED:SignalP(1-18);~TransMembrane:1 (n3-14c18/19o181-203i)) gives MKLSILLTLQTLCLLACADQPAQTPAQALPARSLSLIIPDPTPPPSSAPTWTTLIKQKRADSTEDSGDSTDDSNTATETTDAATTAETSAETTAESTSETSSETSSETTSSETTSSETTSSETSTTSSETTSSTSSTSSSSSSSSTSSTSTTSTSSSTTSTSTATSTASAETAERNRVGNIAAIAVFSSLGGIIAIVFIALALRKRIMRRRREEKKALLQAGSSAYSMVPVSDEAAASNGEVKFDRLSMMFAANDPKPQDAAGAGAGVQVNATPLLTPQQAAQQGYPQAYPQYPQGYPHQI, from the coding sequence ATGAAATTGTCAATTCTTCTGACCCTACAGACTCTCTGTCTGCTGGCATGCGCCGACCAGCCGGCGCAAACGCCCGCCCAGGCTCTCCCTGCGCGCAGTCTCAGTCTCATTATCCCAGacccaacaccaccacccagCAGCGCACCAACATGGACGACGCTCATCAAACAGAAGCGAGCGGATTCCACGGAAGATTCTGGCGACTCCACGGACGATTCCAACACAGCAACGGAGACGACTGACGCTGCGACGACCGCTGAAACGAGCGCTGAGACGACTGCGGAGAGCACATCTGAGACAAGTTCGGAGACTTCTTCAGAGACAACCTCCAGCGAGACGACTTCTTCGGAGACCACTTCGTCAGAGACCAGCACAACCTCTTCGGAGACGACCAGCTCGACCAGCTCGACCAGCTCTTCCAGCAGCAGCTCTAGCACATCCAGCACATCGACAACAtccaccagcagcagcacgacCAGCACCTCCACCGCAACCAGCACAGCTTCCGCCGAGACTGCTGAGCGCAACCGCGTCGGCAACATCGCCGCGATCGCAGTCTTCAGCTCTCTTGGCGGAATCATCGCGATCGTCTTTATCGCGCTCGCTCTTCGTAAGCGCATCATGCGCCGTCGcagggaggagaagaaggcattGTTGCAGGCTGGATCATCGGCATACTCGATGGTTCCGGTGTCAGATGAAGCAGCGGCGTCGAACGGGGAAGTCAAGTTTGATCGGTTGTCGATGATGTTCGCTGCGAACGACCCAAAACCACAGGACGCGGCTGGGGCTGGGGCGGGGGTCCAGGTCAATGCGACGCCGTTGTTGACGCCACAGCAGGCGGCTCAGCAGGGGTACCCGCAGGCATACCCTCAGTACCCACAGGGATATCCTCACCAGATATAA
- a CDS encoding uncharacterized protein (COG:S;~EggNog:ENOG410PZ49;~SECRETED:SignalP(1-16)), translating into MKSSLTLLALATTALSQTTTLKVFDAGESALPLTDIAASVVEVNALETILALNCAPNATASICPLETPFTLTYGPSTASLNAVYATKTSGVQAKMSLVEGCDITSSTQGASCSMSMVMGMSVRGVSTSTTTTTTTSFGEEDITYRDLAVTAGVSKLTAPEATQTPEGGAAPGAVVNGKGIGGLAAAAVAAAAMFV; encoded by the coding sequence ATGAAGTCCTCCCTCACCCTCCTGGCCCTGGCCACCACCGCCCTCTCCCAAACAACAACCCTCAAAGTCTTCGACGCCGGCGAATCCGCCCTCCCCCTAACCGACATTGCCGCCAGCGTCGTCGAAGTCAACGCCCTCGAAACAATCCTGGCCCTAAACTGCGCTCCCAACGCTACAGCATCCATCTGCCCCCTCGAAACCCCTTTCACCCTGACCTACGGCCCCTCCACCGCATCCCTCAATGCCGTTTACGCCACCAAGACCAGCGGCGTGCAGGCCAAGATGTCTCTCGTCGAGGGCTGCGACATCACCTCGTCGACGCAGGGCGCGTCGTGCTCGATGTCGATGGTTATGGGAATGAGTGTGCGCGGGGTTTCGACTAGCACGACGACCACTACCACGACGTcgtttggggaggaggatatcaCGTATCGCGATTTGGCGGTTACCGCGGGTGTCAGCAAGTTGACTGCTCCCGAGGCTACGCAGACGCCTGAGGGGGGTGCTGCTCCGGGAGCTGTTGTTAATGGGAAGGGGATTGGGGGgttggcggcggcggctgtTGCGGCAGCTGCTATGTTTGTCTAG
- a CDS encoding putative aromatic-L-amino-acid decarboxylase (COG:E;~EggNog:ENOG410PFTU;~InterPro:IPR021115,IPR002129,IPR010977,IPR015424, IPR015421,IPR015422;~PFAM:PF00282;~go_function: GO:0003824 - catalytic activity [Evidence IEA];~go_function: GO:0016831 - carboxy-lyase activity [Evidence IEA];~go_function: GO:0030170 - pyridoxal phosphate binding [Evidence IEA];~go_process: GO:0006520 - cellular amino acid metabolic process [Evidence IEA];~go_process: GO:0019752 - carboxylic acid metabolic process [Evidence IEA]), translated as MDPDQFRTAAHAAIDDIINYFETLPSQRVVPTIEPGYLRPQIPSNPPTDPESWPEIQADIDTKIKPGLTHWQSPNFMAFYPANVTYPSILGEMYSAAFNAPAFNWLCSPACTELETIVMDWVAKALSLPGCFLSDSENRGGGVIQVSASDSIATVMVAARERRVRDLMLAEGLKEGTQESEERMMDLRPRLVALGSDQAHSSTAKGAIIAGTRYRSVKARLEDNMEMTGEGLRSVLEQCERDNLTPYYITLTMGTTNTCALDRFAEIKAVLSEKPAWQRIWVHIDAAYAGSALIAEEWQHIAQDFAEGVDSFNFNMHKWLLVNFDASCLFVRNRQDLIDALDITPAYLRNTYSETGQVIDYRNWSISLGRRFRALKIWFVMRSYGLTGMKAHVRKAITLGKTFEDLIRSRADLFETITRPAFGLTVFRIKAPGAQANAFVVQPDEASNTLTKKVYELINARGEIFITASVVAGVQAIRIVSANEAAQESYIQRAFDIIVKTTEELIQ; from the exons ATGGATCCAGACCAATTCAGGACCGCTGCTCATGCAGCCATTGACGACA TAATAAACTACTTCGAAACCCTCCCCTCCCAGCGTGTCGTCCCAACCATCGAACCCGGCTACCTCCGCCCCCAAATCCCCTCCAACCCACCCACAGACCCAGAATCATGGCCGGAAATCCAAGCCGACATCGACACAAAAATCAAGCCCGGTCTGACCCACTGGCAATCGCCCAACTTCATGGCCTTCTACCCAGCCAACGTGACATACCCATCTATTCTGGGCGAGATGTACAGTGCTGCATTCAACGCGCCGGCATTTAATTGGTTGTGCTCGCCTGCGTGCACGGAGTTGGAGACGATTGTTATGGACTGGGTTGCAAAGGCGCTGTCACTACCGGGTTGTTTTCTGAGTGATTCGGAGAATCGCGGGGGCGGCGTTATCCAGGTTTCTGCCAGTGACTCGATTGCGACGGTTATGGTTGCCGCGAGGGAGCGGAGGGTGCGGGATCTTATGCTTGCGGAGGGGTTGAAGGAGGGGACGCAGGAGTCTGAGGAGCGGATGATGGATTTGCGGCCGCGGTTGGTCGCGTTGGGGAGTGACCAGGCGCATTCTAGTACAGCGAAGGGGGCGATTATTGCGGGGACGCGATATCGAAGTGTCAAGGCGCGGTTGGAGGATAATATGGAGATGACGGGGGAGGGGTTGCGAAGCGTGTTGGAGCAGTGTGAGCGGGATAATCTGACACCGTATTATATCACCTTGACTATGGGTACGACGAATACCTGTGCTCTTGATCGGTTTGCGGAGATCAAGGCTGTATTGAGCGAGAAGCCCGCTTGGCAGAGGATATGGGTGCATATCGACGCTGCATATGCGGGGTCTGCGTTGATCGCAGAGGAATGGCAGCACATTGCGCAGGACTTCGCAGAGGGCGTCGACTCGTTTAACTTCAATATGCACAAGTGGCTACTTGTCAACTTCGACGCAAGCTGTCTTTTCGTCCGCAACCGCCAGGATCTCATCGATGCTTTGGACATCACACCAGCGTACCTGCGCAACACCTACTCGGAAACCGGGCAGGTCATCGACTACCGCAACTGGTCCATCTCGCTGGGACGACGTTTCCGCGCGTTGAAGATCTGGTTCGTCATGCGCAGCTACGGGCTTACTGGCATGAAAGCGCATGTCCGTAAGGCTATTACTTTGGGGAAGACCTTTGAAGACTTGATTCGGAGTCGCGCGGACTTGTTTGAGACTATCACTAGGCCTGCGTTTGGGTTGACTGTGTTCCGGATTAAGGCGCCTGGAGCTCAGGCCAATGCATTTGTCGTGCAACCGGATGAGGCGTCTAATACATTGACGAAGAAGGTATATGAGTTGATTAACGCCCGGGGAGAGATTTTCATCACTGCCAGTGTTGTGGCAGGTGTACAGGCGATCCGGATTGTGAGTGCGAATGAGGCGGCTCAGGAGTCGTATATTCAGCGGGCATTTGATATCATTGTTAAGACTACGGAGGAATTGATACAGTAA
- a CDS encoding uncharacterized protein (COG:S;~EggNog:ENOG410PRK9), whose translation MPTHNICPDGDTTLTLTTTNPPTKLLVSSHHLIHASPYYRALLTGPFREASILRANGTVNITLTDDNTAAMIAVMNAVHGRFFSVPGRKIKLELLKDIAVVVDKYELFESVSTMLHTWASTVRVGNPRASLMDVAKWLLCVTWAFNMSDAFRFATKELVLDTGMNVEVEGTCVPLNVGARITRRRAALLQTVRSRIQRFRDAEYRHSAVCTVYCDDLVHEKLDEILGLLSKGPRSGVKPRIIRKMVHDLYEHRMDGHQVIENCANRYVYVPPLCIRLLEDLDMDIGREFDRVTGMILGRYKGDAKRRVDWMGGDVGLDAKALWPYGQHPEAS comes from the exons ATGCCCACCCACAACATCTGCCCAGATGGTGACACAACCCTAACcctcacaacaaccaacccCCCCACCAAACTCCTTGTCTCTTCCCACCACCTCATCCACGCATCTCCCTATTACCGAGCCCTACTAACCGGACCATTCAGAGAAGCCTCCATCCTCCGTGCCAACGGCACCGTCAACATCACCCTCACCGACGATAACACCGCCGCAATGATTGCCGTGATGAACGCGGTACACGGACGCTTCTTCTCCGTTCCAGGGAGGAAGATCAAGCTCGAATTGCTGAAGGATATCGCGGTTGTCGTGGATAAGTATGAGCTATTTGAGAGCGTGAGTACAATGTTGCATACGTGGGCTAGTACAGTGAGGGTTGGAAATCCGAGGGCATCGCTGATGGATGTGGCGAAGTGGTTGTTGTGCGTGACTTGGGCGTTTAATATGAGTGATGCGTTTCGGTTTGCGACGAAGGAATTGGTGTTGGATACGGGAATGAAtgtggaggtggaggggaCTTGTGTGCCGTTGAATGTTGGTG CGAGAATAACAAGACGAAGAGCAGCTCTCCTGCAAACCGTACGCTCTAGGATACAACGCTTCCGTGATGCCGAATACCGGCATTCAGCCGTCTGCACTGTCTACTGCGATGACCTGGTGCACGAGAAGCTCGATGAAATCCTGGGACTACTTAGTAAAGGGCCCAGGTCTGGAGTGAAGCCCCGCATCATCCGCAAGATGGTTCACGATTTGTATGAGCACCGGATGGACGGCCACCAGGTTATTGAGAACTGCGCGAACAGGTACGTCTATGTCCCGCCGCTGTGTATTAGGCTTTTGGAGGATCTGGATATGGATATTGGGCGGGAGTTTGATCGCGTGACCGGGATGATTCTGGGACGGTATAAGGGGGATGCCAAGAGGAGGGTTGACTGGATGGGGGGTGATGTCGGTCTTGATGCGAAGGCGCTCTGGCCGTATGGACAGCATCCTGAAGCTTCGTAG
- a CDS encoding cupin domain-containing protein (COG:S;~EggNog:ENOG410Q1QP;~InterPro:IPR014710,IPR011051,IPR013096;~PFAM:PF07883), whose amino-acid sequence MSGMQRPNHLPYIRRYITTHSKDGEAIFLSLTQVPDYIPSKPAGEDGEIALLYTTSTTPVDLTDEGDVADYDDFLHTPPGLTTSQGTVMRTIDLRPGKISPMHRTVSLDYGVVLEGEVELILDSGQSRVLRRGDISVQRGTAHSYKNRSDTEWCRMLFVFLPIKQLTIKGKELGMEVYDEQYEGNGQNK is encoded by the coding sequence ATGTCAGGCATGCAACGACCAAACCACCTCCCCTACATCCGCCGCTACATAACCACCCACAGCAAAGACGGCGAAGccatcttcctctccctcaccCAAGTCCCCGACTACATTCCCTCCAAACCGGCCGGCGAAGATGGCGAAATCGCCCTCCTCTACACCACATCAACCACACCCGTCGATCTCACTGATGAGGGCGATGTTGCTGACTACGACGACTTTCTCCATACACCACCCGGCCTGACCACTTCGCAAGGTACGGTGATGCGAACGATTGACCTTCGTCCTGGGAAGATTAGTCCGATGCACCGGACTGTAAGCTTGGACTATGGGGTTGTGCTTGAGGGCGAGGTCGAGCTCATTCTGGACTCTGGGCAGAGTCGGGTACTGAGACGGGGTGATATTAGTGTGCAGCGTGGGACGGCGCATTCGTATAAGAACCGGAGTGATACGGAGTGGTGTCGGATGTTGTTTGTGTTTTTGCCGATTAAGCAATTGACTATCAAAGGGAAAGAGTTGGGGATGGAAGTGTACGATGAGCAGTATGAGGGCAATGGGCAGAATAAATGA
- a CDS encoding fungal specific transcription factor domain-containing protein (COG:S;~EggNog:ENOG410PSA8;~InterPro:IPR007219;~PFAM:PF04082;~TransMembrane:2 (i45-65o360-381i);~go_function: GO:0003677 - DNA binding [Evidence IEA];~go_function: GO:0008270 - zinc ion binding [Evidence IEA];~go_process: GO:0006351 - transcription, DNA-templated [Evidence IEA]): METMALFQYYNNYLDYLYHIILPDRVEGQINAIYQAIENQEPLNLGHLALLFSIIASSLFLQLSIESSVHAEACSREYTFLTGAALIQSNYSAYPTIEGLQATLIVAHNLSNTNCHPSVRVLFVHGAIVSQAKSLMLHCIDSPQFERKANGTDMIEIELKRRLWWDLASYDWLLGFLSGPQESTYLIHPEHMNVQKLANIDDIIPDSKEKDYSLPTSTPTKMSYSLERLKLAEVCREIVDATAYEHLRGREVSYDKVLELDRKLQQAYDFPAFFRLDAVSRQQYGPLYQDRPSIAWQRCLLHQAYHSRLCRLHRQYLVRGARNPTYSYSHVVCLQSARKVLEMKRIMDEDGPTFMPPSSVVWSVMHHVFMAAVILLMDVCFNWDDILAEKRKEEVLDACRMLSKAQQSSSTVREGINAMMEVLQKHWKVSNGKQSAVASSPVINPMELGNPARDSTPTAEPETANLKQSPADLPSNAIDDTGDTLEDIWTEMLDNSENLSSDTPDWTGLLAELTTATVPY, translated from the exons ATGGAAACAATGGCTCTTTTCCAGTATTATAACAACTATCTCGACTATTTGTACCATATCATCCTACCCGACCGGGTGGAGGGACAAATCAACGCCATCTACCAAGCCATCGAAAACCAGGAGCCGCTCAATCTAGGCCATCTGGCGCTTTTGTTCAGCATCATCGCAAGCTCTCTCTTCCTGCAATTATCTATTGAATCATCTGTTCATGCAGAGGCGTGTAGTCGGGAATATACGTTCTTGACAGGTGCTGCTTTAATTCAGAGTAACTACTCTGCATATCCGACAATCGAGGGACTACAGGCGACGTTAATAGTGGCGCACAACTTATCCAACACAAATTGCCATCCATCTGTTCGTGTGCTTTTTGTGCATGGCGCGATTGTTAGTCAAGCGAAGAGTCTCATGCTACATTGTATCGACTCTCCTCAGTTCGAAAGAAAGGCCAATGGCACTGATATGATAGAAATCGAGCTCAAACGACGTCTTTGGTGGGATTTGGCGTCTTATGACTG GCTATTGGGCTTCCTCAGCGGTCCGCAAGAAAGTACATATCTTATTCATCCGGAACACATGAACGTCCAGAAGCTGGCAAATATAGATGACATAATACCAGacagcaaagaaaaagactATTCGTTGCCAACTTCAACGCCGACGAAAATGTCCTATTCTCTTGAGCGGCTCAAGCTTGCAGAAGTGTGTCGAGAAATTGTTGACGCAACTGCCTACGAACACCTGCGAGGAAGGGAAGTAAGCTATGATAAGGTCCTCGAGCTGGACCGTAAGCTTCAGCAAGCCTATGACTTCCCGGCGTTCTTCCGCCTTGACGCTGTTTCCCGACAGCAATATGGACCTCTCTATCAAGACCGACCATCGATCGCTTGGCAGAGATGCCTTCTACATCAAGCGTATCACTCACGTTTGTGTCGACTACATCGTCAATATCTGGTTCGGGGCGCTCGAAATCCGACGTATTCCTATTCCCATGTGGTCTGTCTTCAATCAGCGCGCAAGGTGTTGGAAATGAAGAGAATCATGGATGAAGATGGGCCGACGTTTATGCCGCCTAGTTCAGTTGTATGGTCAGTTATGCATCATGTATTCATGGCAGCTGTTATCCTGTTGATGGACGTCTGCTTCAACTGGGATGATATACTTGcggaaaagagaaaggaagaagtgCTGGATGCGTGTCGCATGTTGAGTAAAGCACAGCAATCCTCATCGACTGTTCGTGAGGGAATCAATGCGATGATGGAGGTTTTGCAGAAGCATTGGAAAGTGTCTAATGGCAAGCAGTCTGCGGTAGCATCGTCTCCTGTCATCAACCCGATGGAGCTGGGTAATCCGGCTCGTGATTCTACCCCGACTGCCGAGCCAGAAACTGCTAATCTCAAGCAATCCCCAGCGGACCTTCCGAGCAATGCTATAGACGATACCGGGGATACCCTtgaggatatatggacagAAATGCTAGACAACAGCGAGAATCTGTCTTCCGACACACCGGACTGGACGGGGTTGCTGGCCGAATTAACAACTGCTACTGTGCCTTATTGA
- a CDS encoding Zn(II)2Cys6 transcription factor domain-containing protein (COG:S;~EggNog:ENOG410Q0KT;~InterPro:IPR036864,IPR001138;~PFAM:PF00172;~go_function: GO:0000981 - DNA-binding transcription factor activity, RNA polymerase II-specific [Evidence IEA];~go_function: GO:0008270 - zinc ion binding [Evidence IEA];~go_process: GO:0006355 - regulation of transcription, DNA-templated [Evidence IEA]), giving the protein MKRKASEQEETPPKRAPRQDPVSCELCRRKKLKCNRQQPCSSCATRRLPCSYGPSVPSSNTSQTQPAGSTVSTKTVQNESRVPDPNAAFARPDGQISRDRNESVMTADWLEKIVLGDRVQTGMRVTQRGLNEPSKVDVMSPGQRVAGNSLSTYWTASSENPATV; this is encoded by the coding sequence ATGAAGCGCAAAGCATCTGAACAGGAGGAAACGCCTCCAAAGCGCGCCCCCAGACAGGATCCTGTCTCCTGTGAATTATGCAGACGAAAGAAACTCAAGTGCAACCGCCAACAGCCATGCAGCAGCTGCGCGACGCGACGGTTGCCCTGCAGCTACGGGCCATCGGTACCCTCGTCGAATACAAGTCAGACTCAGCCAGCTGGTAGTACAGTATCTACAAAGACAGTACAAAATGAGAGCCGGGTGCCAGATCCGAATGCTGCCTTCGCTCGTCCGGATGGTCAGATATCGCGCGACAGGAACGAGTCTGTGATGACGGCGGACTGGCTCGAGAAGATTGTCTTGGGGGATCGAGTTCAGACGGGCATGCGAGTGACCCAACGCGGACTGAATGAACCTTCAAAGGTCGATGTTATGAGTCCTGGGCAGAGAGTTGCGGGGAATTCTCTGTCGACATACTGGACGGCTTCTTCTGAGAACCCCGCGACGGTTTAA
- a CDS encoding uncharacterized protein (COG:G;~EggNog:ENOG410PJ44;~InterPro:IPR020846,IPR011701,IPR036259;~PFAM:PF07690;~TransMembrane:9 (o12-33i45-65o77-99i141-161o173-191i203-222o228-246i258-278o290-314i);~go_function: GO:0022857 - transmembrane transporter activity [Evidence IEA];~go_process: GO:0055085 - transmembrane transport [Evidence IEA]), which yields MMMASLCKELWQFILAQGILLGVSMALLVTPMLALVGQHVKVKRAAAMGIVIAGSSLGGVIWPIVIRELLQKPNLGFPWTMRISGFIMLPLLLISCICCRPAPTPQPTQPTNEDQPASASKEPKTPLKTDFSILKQPKMQLTCLSFFIIYFGMFSPFFYTTSYGIKMGFSDDLSFYTVSIVNGASLFGRILPGIVADKYGKFNCCIVATGLAGIIALCWTKATSVAGLVVWSAAYGFASGGILSLQQACAAQVATSQTLGLAIGAVMGSTSLSAMAGIPISGQLAGKYGYLALSIYSGVSLLVGAILLVIARLVQNRSLSAIV from the exons ATGATGATGGCCTCGCTATGCAAAGAGTTGTGGCAGTTTATCCTCGCGCAGGGCATTCTTCTGGGAGTCTCAATGGCTCTCCTAGTCACTCCCATGCTTGCCCTTGTCGGACAGCATGTCAAAGTGAAACGCGCCGCTGCAATGGGAATCGTCATCGCCGGTTCTTCTCTGGGAGGCGTCATATGGCCCATCGTGATTAGAGAATTGCTACAGAAGCCCAACCTCGGCTTTCCATGGACCATGCGAATTTCGGGATTCATCATGCTCCCTCTTCTCCTGATCTCTTGTATCTGCTGTCGTCCCGCACCCACGCCACAACCAACGCAACCTACCAACGAAGATCAACCAGCGTCGGCCTCCAAGGAACCCAAAACCCCTCTCAAGACTGACTTCTCCATCCTCAAACAGCCCAAGATGCAATTAACCTGCCTGtccttcttcatcatctATTTCGGAATGTTTTCGCCGTTTTTCTACACCACGTCCTACGGTATCAAGATGGGATTCTCAGACGATCTGTCCTTTTACACCGTCTCGATCGTCAACGGGGCATCGCTCTTCGGCCGCATCCTCCCCGGTATCGTCGCGGATAAATATGGGAAGTTCAATTGCTGTATCGTTGCTACTGGCTTGGCGGGAATTATCGCGCTGTGTTGGACGAAGGCGACTTCTGTGGCGGGATTGGTGGTTTGGTCTGCTGCTTATGGCTTTGCGTCTGGG GGTATTTTGTCCCTGCAACAAGCCTGCGCAGCCCAGGTTGCTACATCTCAGACCCTTGGATTGGCCATCGGGGCTGTTATGGGCTCTACTTCTTTGTC GGCAATGGCTGGAATTCCTATCAGCGGCCAGCTGGCTGGGAAATACGGATACCTGGCGCTTTCAATATACTCTGGCGTGAGTCTCCTGGTCGGAGCTattcttctggtgatcgcaCGATTGGTGCAGAATCGGAGTTTGTCTGCTATCGTCTAG
- a CDS encoding uncharacterized protein (COG:S;~EggNog:ENOG410PTBF) yields the protein MCKKATCSNCNKTTWWGCGNHIPSVMDAVSQDEWCTCTPQVEREGKAYPPKAENP from the exons ATGTGCAAGAAAGCCACCTGCTCCAACTGCA ACAAAACCACCTGGTGGGGCTGCGGAAACCACATCCCCAGCGTCATGGACGCGGTCTCGCAGGACGAGTGGTGCACGTGTACGCCGCAAGTTGAGCGCGAGGGGAAGGCGTATCCGCCTAAGGCGGAGAATCCGTGA